GTAGAAATGAGGAAGCAATGGGAGCAATGCGGCCTGATGTGGTTATTTTTTCTGATAAACGACGGCGATATGAAACGCAAAATACAAACTCATGGTATCGCCGCCGGACTAAAGGAATTGTGGATAGATCAGGGACCGAAAATATCTTTGATCCAAAGCTTCGTCACGTTCTTACGACACGGCGAGATGGCACATTGACTATCAACGTTAATCAATTTGGTCGCTATGTAGTCTATCCGGGTCGCGCGAGCGAGCCGAAGACTGACAGCATGCTAGAATTCGAGAAAATCTTAGCGCTCTTGGACCCTATTTGTGCCTGAGAAGGCCAAATCCGTCGAGTGTCTCTACCCGTCGCGTAGCTGCTGTGCCGCTTCCATGGCGAAATAGGTGAGGATGCCGTTGGCACCGGCGCGCTTGAAGGCGAGCAGGCTTTCCATCACGGCACGGTCGTGGTCGAGCCAGCCATTGTTGGTGGCTGCCTTGATCATCGCGTACTCACCGGACACCTGATAGGCGTAAGTCGGCATGCGGAAGGTGTCCTTCACCCGGGCCAGCACGTCCAGATAGGGCATGCCGGGTTTCACCATCACCATGTCCGCGCCTTCTTCGATGTCCATCGCAACTTCGCGCAGGGCTTCGTCTGTATTGGCCGGGTCCATCTGGTAGGTGCGCTTGTCGCCCTTCAGAGCGGCGGATGAGCCGACGGCATCCCGGAAGGGCCCGTAGAAGGCGGATGCGTACTTGGCCGCGTAGGCCATGATCTGCACATCCTTGTGTCCGGCATTCTCCAGGGCGGTGCGGATGGCACCGACACGGCCGTCCATCATGTCGGACGGGGCGATGATGTCGCAGCCTGCATTGGCCTGAACCAGGGCCTGTGTGCAGAGCATGTTGACGGTTTCGTCGTTGAGAATGGTGCCGCCTTCCAGCAGGCCGTCATGGCCGTGGCTGGTATAGGGATCAAGCGCAACATCGCAGAGCACGCCGATCTCGGGCACCTGTTCCTTGATGGCACGTGTGGCAGTGCAGACCAGGTTCTGTGGGTTGAGGCCCTCGCTGCCGCGCTCATCACGCAGGCCCGGTTCGGTGTAGGGAAACAGCGCGATGACGGGAATGTTGAGGTCGGCCGCCCGCGCTGCTGCTTCCACCGCGAAATCGACCGACAGGC
The sequence above is drawn from the Pyruvatibacter mobilis genome and encodes:
- the hemB gene encoding porphobilinogen synthase: MSTKRDTSSISHLGQASSPAAEVLGPGYPATRPRRNRKADWARRLTAENVLTVNDLIWPIFVIDGENRREPVATMPGVDRLSVDFAVEAAARAADLNIPVIALFPYTEPGLRDERGSEGLNPQNLVCTATRAIKEQVPEIGVLCDVALDPYTSHGHDGLLEGGTILNDETVNMLCTQALVQANAGCDIIAPSDMMDGRVGAIRTALENAGHKDVQIMAYAAKYASAFYGPFRDAVGSSAALKGDKRTYQMDPANTDEALREVAMDIEEGADMVMVKPGMPYLDVLARVKDTFRMPTYAYQVSGEYAMIKAATNNGWLDHDRAVMESLLAFKRAGANGILTYFAMEAAQQLRDG